TAGAGAAATGGCTCTGTCCCTGGAACTTGAGCCATTTCTCTTTGGAACTTGCCAAGGTGCTGGGGAATCGAGCATTTCTTCCCTCGTTTTATATCTGTTTCTCTCTACTTGGAAAACCCTGATCACCTTTGTTCATCTCCTGTGCCCAAATCCTGGTCCTGTGGTGAGCATACACATAAAGACCCTGCAACAGACAGAGAAGATATAGCAGGGCAGCGAAAAGGTGGCCCCAGGAACGCCCTACTGCGCCAGCCTTGTTCTTGCACATTCTGTAGACAGCCCCAGTCAAAAAGAGGCACCAAGGGTCTTCTCTGAAAcccgtccccaccaccaccactagcagcagcagcagccctggtccaAGCAAAGCCTGGGAGAAGGGGTGGGCAGCCCCCTCACCTGGGATGCCATGGTCCCGGCTGCGTTGCATGTTGAGAGCCGCCAGGTCTAGCCCAATTCTTCTCAGTTGCTTAAACAGCCGGTCCCGGAGCTCATCCACTAACATGGAATCCTGCCGGTTCAGCTTGGCAGGGGTGGCCATGAGGCCTCGGATGATGGGGTCGATGCCACCTGGTGGCAGGAAATGTGAGCGGCACAGATTGCACCAGCTTCTGAGAAGCCCCTGAATCATCACGGAATGCCAAAGTAGCTCAGAGCTGGATAAGCCAGTCGCTTACATTCTGTGATGATTATTTCAGGAAGCAGAAGCCTGGGCGGACATGAAGAGAGTGGGGCTGGCAGGGAAAGGGGTAGCCCCTACTTCTTAAAGGAGTGGAAGGCAAGCTTCTTTCAGGTCCACAAGCCACCAGTCTGACATCAGTCTCCTCCCCTTTTAGAAATCCCTAATCTCACAGGGTATGGGAGGCCTGTGACTGAGGGTCTTGGTGGCACCTGCCTTGTTTTCACTGTCCTGGGAAGATGATTAGCAGTGGCCTGAGCAGCAGCCTTACCTCTGGGCAGTAGGCTTGGCCCACCCAGGGGGAAGGgtcctccccaaccccactcccatctgcCTCTGGAGAACCTGGTCACCTTCATGCACAACTCGCCAGCTGGCAAAGAAGACGGAGCTGAGCGGAACACGTGAGTTGGGTGCTGAGGCCCGGAACTGGTTGTCTAAGCGGAACATGAAGGGCTGGAGCATGGTGTGCCCAAAGCGGAAGGCCAGGGTGAAGACATTGGCCACACGGGGGTCCACATTGGGACAATACCCCCGGTAGGGCCCCAGGGTTCTCCTGGCCCTTTCCGCCCCCAGAACCAGGGGCAGATAGTCTCGGTAGGTGATGATCTAGAAGAGAAGTCATGGGAAGACATTACCTTAGAGGCTGCCTACCATACTCCCTTATCTTTGGACAGGATTTGGCTTTTTGAAGGGCTACTCAGACATATTCATTCTTGAATATCATCATGCCAAATGTAGCTTTAATCTCCCATTGGCTGATGGAGATAACTGAAGCCCAGCAAAACTGAGTGACAGGGAcagggtcacacagtgagtcAGTGGCAGAATTGGGGGTAGAGATAGGTCTTAGGCACACACACAATCATTCAGACCTGACTTGCTTGAGGCGCATCCCTGAGGGTGTTAAAGAAGGTGGGAACCACTTTTTCAGTTTGCTTCTCATGCCAGATGTTCTTCTAGTGAATGCTGGGACCCAGGGCTCCCTACCTGGACCATGGCGCCCACGATCTTCCGAGCCTCCTGGTATAACTTGTCTCCGGTCCACCTAGGATTCAGGCGCCTCAGCTCAGTTGCCAGCCGGTTGTGCTCTCGCATAAAGAGGGTATGCATGGCTGCCAGCTTGGGAGTTTCACTTGATCGAGAGTCACCTTGAAAACCCCAAGTTCAGAGTCACCATAACTTTTCCAGAGGAATGTCTTTCTGCTAGGGCAGACAGAATTCTGGAGACTAGAGAAAGGTGGCGGGACTTCCTGGCCTGGGCCAAGCTCCTGGCCCTCACTGGACCTCCACCTCCTTGGCTGTGCTGTGAGCTTGCTCATTGACCGCCACCCTCTTCCCCAGCACAACGGGCCAGGACGGGGAGGACAGTGGCGTCCTGGATCCTTAAGCGACTGGAGCAGGTTTGGGTGAGGTGGGAAAACAAAGCATAGGGCAACTGCCAGTCTTGGACAGGCAGATCTTTGCCTAATGATTCTACTGTACAAGATGACCAGGCCCACAGCTCGTGGAGAGAACTGGGTGACTCTAGAAACCTTGACTGGGGGACCATGAGCCTGCCTGTCTTAAGAACGACATCCATCTGCATGTtctctgcccagggctgggtTTTCCCCCCGGCTTTGGACTTGCTATCATGCaagagggagggctgggcagagccTCTTCCTGTAGCCAGACCCTTTCCTAGAGGCCAGGAAACTAAGTATATTCCTGAAGGTGGGCCTTGCACACAGTTATTTGTTGGCTTTGAACTAAGCCCTTTTACATAAAGTCTTATTTAACCCACTCTTCAATAGACTTCTCACAAAggttccaaaaatatatatatatccttagaAAGGGGGGCTGGAACCAGCTCCCTGCAAAGAAGTGGTAGAGGAGTGGGAAGAGCAGAGACCTGGACACTCCCCTGACTCGAGTTCCCACTGTGGGCTCTGCCACCTGAACTCTGTGCTCTGGAGCCCGTTAGTcatcttccctgagcctcagtttctcatctgtcaaaCTCAGGTGATAATAGTGGCCCCCTGTCAGGGCTGCTATAAGGATTAGAGAGGGCACATTTAAATATCTTAAACAACTAGAAACGACGCCCGTTATCACAACCAGCACATGGGGTCAAACAGCCCAAGGAGAGTTCAAATTGTGCATCTGGAAGAAGGTACTAGGTAACAGTGTCTAGCAATAGTgggatgaggggtggggggattgaaACCCTAAGGGAATTTAGCCCAGAGGAGGAAAACATGTAGGTGGAAATAAAGCTAAGTAAGAGGCCATTACTGAGAGAAAGGCCACATTTCGGAAGTTCCAGAAACATGAGGAAGAGCAATAGGTGGGTGCTGGATCAAAAGTGGGGGACCTTTCTAGTAGTCAGCACTGCTGGAGATGAACAGGCATTTGCAAGGGGACTCCTAACAACTTACAGAGCCCGGGGCAGTTACACGTGGATCTGTGCTATGGTTGCCTAATACTGAGGTCTGAAGACAGGTGCCCCCACTgcaccccaccacagcctcccagCCCCAAACCTAGGGACTGGTGGTTCTAGGAAGATGCCACCTGTCCCCCGTCTGACCTGCCAGGAAGCAGGGGATGCGTGCAGAGCGGTTGGTGAGGAGGCAGGGGCTGTCGCGCAGGTTGTCGAAGGGCAGCAGGGCCCGGCCGTTGTCACTGAATTGCTGGTTGATGGCCAGTAGCCCGTGGAAGTTGGTCCGGTTGCGGAGGCGCAGGGCGAGGGAGACCTCGCTGCCGTACACCATGCTGGCGTCCAAGAAGGAGGTGAGGGTGTTGATCTGGTTTCGAATGACGTTCTTCTTGGGGCATGCGGGTGCCGAGCGGGAGAAGGGGATGCAGTCTCTCTGGTTCTTGATTCGGGGGTCATTGGGCGGAATCTGAGATGGAAGAAGAGCCAGTGGCACTGGGGCCCCTAAAGAGCAAGCTCATGACTCTTGGTTATCCCATATCTGCTTCAAAACCTTGCTCAAAACTCCCCTCTTTCAGGAAGCCCTCCTTGACTCATTCAGACTCACGCTGCTCACCAAGTCAGTTTGAATGTCCTTAGTATCATAGAGTCCTGAGAGGTTAGAAATGGATGAAGTTAATGGAATTAACTTCACTTCCAGAAGAAATGGAATTAAGTCCTCATTTTCCTCACGGGAAAACGAGGCTCAGAGATGGGAAGTGACAACGAGTTAGCGGAAGGATTGAAACCTAGTTCTGACATTTAGGTCTTGCTCCTTTCATTCCATTCAATTCACCAGATACTTCCCAAGCGCCTTTCTGGGCGGGGTGGTTTGGGGATATGAAGATCAACAAAGCCCAGTACCGGCTGCAGGACGCTGGCAATTCAGTtgcaaacagacacacacagagagaatgtAACTCTAAACTGACGTGCCATTTGCTATGCTTGATCTAAAAGCCAACCAAAAGTGAAAGGTGGTATAGGAAGATATGGGAAGGCTCCGCAGAGGAGATGCCCCTGAACCAGAGCTTGAAGAATGGGGAAAGTTGCAACAGGGAGGGGTCAGCCAGGGGTCCTCACACTTACCGTGCCCCATGGATCCTGCCTGCCTTATGGGAGAGCGAAGGTGTGAGGGTAGGCGgcatgagtgtgtgcatgtgtggtgtGGCTCCTGTCACCCCAGCATCTTTTCTTCCCTAGTGTTTCACAGCCCCCTTGCCTCTCTACCCGAAGGACGGCACCCTGCTCACAACCCAATCACGGGAGCTGATAAGAGTTTCAGGGCCCTCGGACCAccccaggaaggagagaagggtgaGAGCTAAGAGACCCTAAAGGCTTCCAAAAGCAGCAACCCAGGGGCTTCCCCTCTTAGGATCAGACCTATGGGTCAAAGCCAGTCTCACTTGCTTCCCCTTCTGAGAAGCCTGCCCTGAATCTTCTGGAAgattgccccacccccacccctcaaacACACGCCGGACTGTGTCTCTGATCCTCCAGCATCCCAGGCAGCTCCTTAAGGATGGTACTTAAGTCTTCCAGATCCACCCCCATCCCCCGCTCTTGGCTGGGGATGGAGGCCAGGGACCTGGGAGGCCAGCTGAGGATACCTTGATGGGGAAGCAGGGGGGCAGCTGGGCACAGGTCTTCTCACAGTCAACTCCTGCAGTGAAGGCCACACGGGCTGGGGACTCAGGGACAAAGTCCAAGTCATGGTCGATGAACTGGCCCCACTGCATGAACATGAGTGCCCTGCCCCGGTCAGAAGCCAGCCTCTCCCTGGGGAAGCGCACGATCTGGTTGGAGACTGCCCGGACCTGGTGGGGAAACAGGTGAGTGTGGGGGGTGGGCTTCCAGACCCCGAAAAGTGTTGGAGAAAACCCAGGATTCAGGGCAACAGGTCGCGCCTGCTGGAGTTCATGGAGTCCTCCTCCCCTCCCGCTCTCCCCTCCCTTGTCCTACTTTGTCCCACCTTCTATGTGGCTGTCATTCCTAGAAGGGTGGTATCTGGCCTGGCTCCTGAGGAGCCCGGGAGGGAGAGGCCAGGTTGACTGGCTCAGACCCCGCCAGCACTTCCACAGAGGTTATTACATCAGATCGATAGATCAATTTATAAACTAATGGATACATGGATGATAGCACTGATTGATAGATGCACGGACTGGTTGCTAGGAAATGGATAATACATATGGAGAGAATGGATAGATCGATGGAAGAAAAATTACTAAATACATGTTGATAGATTGTTATATTGACATATGAATAGAAAATTGATAAGTTAGTAAATGTGAAATAGTGTAGATTAGTAGATAATAGCTAGATTAAAGTGTATAGCCTTTGTACAGGGCTGGactaaagtaggtttacagttgtgaatatgcgaAACTGagcatttattcttgtattatttaataattattgtattatttatattacaactgtaaacctacttttgcccacccctgtatttagcAAGACACTTGGACACTAattctttcagaagaaaatacTCTGTAATTGAGTATATCTTATATggatgtttatttaatatttatttaatattcatacCAGCAAAATGAGGCAGGCTTTactgccattttacagataagcaaaccGAGACTCAGCTGCATCCCTTGCCCAAAGGCACCCAGCCAGCTGGGGGAAGAGCCTGGATTCGTCCTCTCTGGCTGACTCTGGGCTGTGCTCTTACCAACCCCTGGCCCCCCAGTTTCGAGTTTTCCACAGAGATCAAGCATCCTGAGGGTCCTCGGCCATGACTcaccagagggaggaggaaaccATTGTGCCTCTTGCCGGGGGTCCAGCCGAAGGGGAGCGACAGCCCATCCTCGTACTGAGCGGGCAGCCAGCGAGCCAGGGCAGTATTGGAGGCCCCCAGCCAGGGTctcctcctgcagcagcagcgGGTGGGCTCAGGTCAGCAGGGTTGTAGACCTGGAGACCACCCCGAGTATAGGGGGGTGGTGAGGGAAGGGAGGCACCCCCAGGTCAGGTGTagcccctggcacccacctgTTGTTGCATCTCCCAGTGATGGTGCGATAGTTGTTCCCGCACTTCTCCTCCTGGTCCtggacagcacagccactggCCTTGGACAGCAGCCACAGCTGGGATTCCGTTAGCACATCTGGGGTTGGGGCAGGCAGTCGGGGTCTGGGGTCAGGGATCCTAGCCCCTGCCTGGACTGGTCTGTTCTGTACCTCCcatccccttttcccctcccaagGCTTCACACCCCGCCTCcccctcctggcttccttccACTCTCAGGGCAGCCCTGGAGGCTCAGTGGGGATCATGGTACCAGTGACATTGAAGGAGTTGAACCCCTGCAGTTGTAACTTCTCCTCCAGCAACCCCAAGGCCACATGCATATAATCAGCAGCCTGCACAATTGTCCTGGTGGCCGCTACTGGCTGTTTGAAGTAGAACAGGAGGTCCATGGGGCTGGCAGAGCCACTTCGAAGGCGTTGCTTGATTCTGtgtagaagaggaggagggagggctgatCAAAGGAAGCAAACCCACCCGGCAGAGCCCCATCTCAGGTGGTACACAGTCAAGTTTACCTGTTTACACTGGTAGATGGGTAGAAGGAAGGCTCTCCACCAACCTGGCCCAGCCCCCATGGCACCCAGGGGCAAGAGATGGGTAAGGTGACCTCAGTTGGAGCCCATCCTCCCTCATCGACCCTCCCAGTCCCATGCAGACTCCAGACCCAGGCCCACCTCCCCTGAGTCCGATTGTAGGCGGCATCCACCAGCAGTTTGGCCTCTTTTACGCAGTTCTGAAGGACCGATGTCTCCACTGCCGTGGGGGAAGCTGCTCAGAGGGACAGGGACTCAGAGTCCATGAGAGCCAACCCCCCACCCTAGACCCAAGCACTTCCCCCTCCATTGCCCTTCTTAATTGTCCAAGGTTACCTGGGGCAGTGCCCTCACAAGGTTGGGCCAGGACAAGTGTGGCTACGACCCCCGCCAGGGCCAGGAGCAGCTTCATCTCCACAATGAGACCCCCAGCCACAGTGGGGCAATGAGCCACGCCTATGTCTTGCATACCAGTGGATTCTCTTGCTCCCTTCTCACTGGAAGGACCCCAAGCtgacctctcccctcctcttgctCTTCTTTGGAAGTAGCTGGGACTTTTATATCCTGTCCTAttgtgagggaggggtgttctgggCCTCAGAAGCCCAGCCTCTTGAGGTGGAGCTCTaaacttcccttttattttggggggagttgtgagacagaaacacacacaccacCCTGCAGCTCACCAGCCTGGGGACCTTCTCCCCTCCTACCactcaccccatccccaccctctcTACTGCTGCATTCTCTGATCTAGCTCTCTCAGAGCACAGGCTGCTCGGTGAACATTGGCTGGATGACTGAGGAACAGCATGCCTCCGAAGAGGACTGTGCCTGGTCCTCCCGCTCACCAGTTGCACGGTCATGTCCCctctccaaacctcagtttccacaccCCTAACATGGGATTTGAGCCAGATGGCTGGAAATGCTCCTCTCCTTCTCCAACAGGGCAGAAACTGGATCTGTAGTGCTGTAGTATCTCCACATACTCCCCCAGCACAAGGCCTGGAAttcagtaggtgctcaatacatgtttgttgagtgaattcaTGATGTAGGCTTAATgatccagcccctcccccttacTCCCTACCCTTTCCAGCCCTCTCCAAGATGCCAATAGAGGGTGAGGCGATGCTTGAGTCAGAGCCTGAAAATGAAGGGGGCTACCTCTTGGGGCCATGTAGGGGACACAGTGAGATGTCACAGTAAAGCACCCAGCAGAGGAATGGTAGTGGGCCTCCATAACAGCTGAGGATCTGCCTTGGGCTTTGTGCTTCTCCATGAATGGAAGTTCTTAGCAGTAGTAGGTGTGCACTGAGTAGCAGGTGTAAGTTCTGACTTCCTATTGGGCTGATCAGCAGCAGCTTCCTTAGAGGAGGTTTGCTGCAGGGACTCAGAGCCACCTGGCTTGGATCTGCCTCTGTCTGTCACTGCCTGTGCGACCTTGGCTAACTAAACTTTCATTTCCACATCTTAACACCCCGGTCAGTGTCCCTCAAGGGACATGCCCCCTCATACCTTCTTGAATTTCCTCCTGCAGTtctgtcctgcagctccctctaCTGGATGAGCCTGCCTCACCCTTGGCTTCCACCCCACCCTGGTCTGTCTGGAGAACCTGTGCTCATCCCTCCCACACTCAGCTCCAGAATCACCACTGCTGAGCTCTGCAGCCTGCCTGTCCTTGCCTCTTCTTCAGGTGGACATGTCCATCCCTTCCTCTGTGCAGACACTGTACCTGCTTCAGACTCCCACCAGGGTGTTCTGAGTGTTCTTGTCTCCCACCCTCTACCCTCCATGCCCTGCCTacacccagccccacaccctccacagcccctcctcccacatcAACGCCCTGGCCTGACGGTTGCTCTTGAAATAGCCCCCTTCAGCAATCCTTTCACAAGCTCCAGTTGAAGGCCTGGGCCCTAATCTTATCTCCTTATCTTCAGCAGGAGCCCCTCTCCTGTGACAAGCAGCCTGGATGGAAAGTCACTGTGGAGTTGCCAGAAGTGCACTTACCCCTGAGTGCCTTGGGGTAAATCACACCACTCACTGGATCTCAGGTTCCAAATCTGTGAGAGGGGGACAGTGAGCCTCCCAAAGGAAAGTTAAAAATTGGTAGCCTGCTTCTCAAATGTGCTTAACTGTTTGGACCTCAGGAAGCCAGGTACCCCCAGAAGGTTGGAAGCAAAGGTAGGACCTAGGTTGCCCACCTGCCGGGATACTCCCAAAGGAAACACAGAGTGAGCTAGCTCTGCTTGCCCTCCGTGAGGACTCGCTCTTCAGCAATAGCTAGTTGTGCAAGGGTTTGTCACGGCTGTGGGCTGCTACAGGTGACTGGCACTAGCTTGAGACAGGACCCTGGGCTCTAGACCTTGCCTGCCATGTTGGCTGATCTCTAGGGGGTTGGCCCACTGACCGCTCAAGGTGCTGATGAGAGGCAAGCAGATAGGAAGGGGCCTCTGAGGGGCCCTGTACAACCAGTCTATAGAGGGCAGGCGCCCCAGGCATGgcaggggcaggaaggcaggcagaggtgcAGGCAAGGAGACCGAAGGAAATAGTTGGTCCACCACCTGGACTTCTGCCCCTTCAGTCTGCTTTTAGCTGCCCACTCGGCCCCAATGGACCTTGCCCCTACGCTCCAGCCACCTCAACCCTCCACGCACAGCACCCGCCCTAtcctcaccccttcccctccGCTTCTGCTTCCAGGCCTCTACTGATTCTGCAGGAAGCCTCCCTCTGGGAGCCACAGCACGTAGCCCCCAGGAGCTTGTTGAGAGCAGTATAGGGAGATGACTAAGAACGGGCCTGGGTCCCAGTCCCAGCACTGTCATTCACTTGATCAGCTCCTCATCCGCTGAGCCTACCTCTTCATTGTCAAATACAGATCATTGCTATGTGCAACTTACAGTCATCATGGCAATAAATGTAGAATGCAGCAtagggcctggcacagggcaggcacTCAACAATGTGTGTGGCTAAGCCACTGCTAGCTCAGATGATTCTGAACCCAGATGACTTGGAACTTACTCTCAGCAAATGCACGTGTTGGAGGGAGCCACCGTGTAACTGAGAATTGATTTCCACGTAGAATACAGTGCTTATCAAAGGGTAAGTAATCAAAGTGCATTCATTTGAAGCTTACAGGCTTGGGACCTGGTTGGACCACAGAGGCTGGGGAATCGTGCAGGAGAGCTCTTTCTCCAGGAAATGGCAAAATCGGATTCCCAGTCTGAGCCACAGAGGAAAAAAGATTTGTAATGAGACACATCAAAAAGACCACTTGGGGCAACAGGAGGAGACAAGGCTGCTTGGAAACTGTGAATTAGGGGTGAGCAGAAGGATGGGGGCATCCTTGGGGATCAGGACCCTGAACAGCCAGCCCTTCAactgctctcccttcctcccaggcgGCCATAGGACAACAAGGTCCCAGGGGACCGGGTACCACTGGTTCCATGAGAATAGTATCCCCTCTGCCAACTTGTCTTGGCCCTCCATGAAGCTTCTCCTAAAGAAAGAAACCCCAGGTTCGCACAGTCTggctcctgccccctctcctctccagtcCTGTCTCTATTCCTCTGCCCTCTAAACCCACTGGCTTTCAGCTCATGAAAAGGGCCTACCCTACCTGCTATGGGTCTCAACTATGAAAACCCTTTCCCTTTTGTGGCTGGAGATTCCTACTGACCCTCCAGACCCCAACCACAGGGAGCCTTTCCTGTCCCAGCCCCACCAGACCCAACTCAAGTGGCTGGGTCTTCCTGGTCCTTACTCTTAGAGCTCTTTTCATAGAACTTAACATCACTGTAATTATACATGTATTTCTGTGGTTGGATATGATGAAGCTACAGCTCCCTACAGGTCTGTGAGTGCCATACAGGAAAGGTGTGTGCCCGTGCCATTGCTCACTGTAGCCTCAGCACATAACAATGCCTGGCAGGGCCTCTACACATATTTGTGGAATGGATGCATCTGCTGTGACCTTGTCTGTCATAGCTCTGGGAGCAGGGATTGGGTTTGTGCCTGTACATCTATGAGGATCTGGTGCCTCTGGTCAGGGACATTGTTCACCCTGGTTCAGTGGACACCTTTGCAGAGACTGGCCCTGCCAGGCTGAGGCCCAGACCTAAGACCATGAGGGAGCCTTCCCTCCCTGGTATCTTTCAGCTGTAGTACCCAAGGACCTTCCTTCCCGCCCTCCCCTGGCCATCTCAAAACCTCTACATTCTGCAACCATTTTCACAAGAACCGTCTGCCAGCCACAGCAGAG
This window of the Desmodus rotundus isolate HL8 chromosome 9, HLdesRot8A.1, whole genome shotgun sequence genome carries:
- the EPX gene encoding eosinophil peroxidase — encoded protein: MQDIGVAHCPTVAGGLIVEMKLLLALAGVVATLVLAQPCEGTAPASPTAVETSVLQNCVKEAKLLVDAAYNRTQGRIKQRLRSGSASPMDLLFYFKQPVAATRTIVQAADYMHVALGLLEEKLQLQGFNSFNVTDVLTESQLWLLSKASGCAVQDQEEKCGNNYRTITGRCNNRRRPWLGASNTALARWLPAQYEDGLSLPFGWTPGKRHNGFLLPLVRAVSNQIVRFPRERLASDRGRALMFMQWGQFIDHDLDFVPESPARVAFTAGVDCEKTCAQLPPCFPIKIPPNDPRIKNQRDCIPFSRSAPACPKKNVIRNQINTLTSFLDASMVYGSEVSLALRLRNRTNFHGLLAINQQFSDNGRALLPFDNLRDSPCLLTNRSARIPCFLAGDSRSSETPKLAAMHTLFMREHNRLATELRRLNPRWTGDKLYQEARKIVGAMVQIITYRDYLPLVLGAERARRTLGPYRGYCPNVDPRVANVFTLAFRFGHTMLQPFMFRLDNQFRASAPNSRVPLSSVFFASWRVVHEGGIDPIIRGLMATPAKLNRQDSMLVDELRDRLFKQLRRIGLDLAALNMQRSRDHGIPGYNAWRRFCGLSQPRNLAQLSRVLRNQDLARKFLNMYGTPDNIDIWIGAIAEPLLPGARVGPLLACLFENQFTRARRGDRFWWQKQGVFTKRQRRALSQISLSRIVCDNTGITTVSRDIFRANTYPQDFVDCSRIPRLNLSAWRGK